GCCACACCGTAAGAGACTACTCCTGAGAGCCCTAAAGCGAAAGCGGCCATCAATGCCGCCGCCACGACAGAGGTCCAGGCGGAAATAAAGGCCCTCACCGAGGTAGGCAGAGAGATTCGTTCAAGGAGGCGGTAGATTCCGAGGCTAACTGCAGGAGCAATGACGGCCATGTCGAGGAGGTTAAGCCCCAGGGCTGTTATTCCTCCATCCTGAAAGAAGAGAGCTTGGATCGTCACCACCGTGGTCATGATCAAGGTGGCCGGCCAGAAGCCGAATAAGATGGCGGCAAGGGTTCCGCCCAAAAGATGCCCGGAGGCGGCAGCCCCAAGAAGAGGAAAATTAATCATTTGAGCTGCAAATAGGAAGGCGGCCATGACACCCATGGTCGGAATCATGGGTGGCTCCAGCTTCTTTTTTGCCCATCTGAATCCATATCCGACGACGGTTGCGCTGATCAGAGCGGAACCGGCTAACACGGCAGGAGAGAGAATACCATCCGGGATGTGCATGGGAAAACCTCCGATCCGATTATTTTAACATGTCATTCCATTCATGAGTTTCTGCTATCATCTTATCACGGTAACACGAAATTTAAAATACGTAACACGAAATTCTTCCTTTTTGTCTTTATAACGACATAAACCGCCCTGCTTAAAACGATAAACACCGTGATGGTGTTAGAAACACGCGGATATCTCCAAACCCTGAAATCAGGTATAATGGAATGGGTTGGAAAGGTAGGGAAAGTAGATGATCATAGGGATAGGTACCGATATGGTAGAGATTGAAAGAGTTCGTGGTGTGATCCACCGGAATAAGAGATTTCTCGACCGAATCTTGACGGTAGGTGAGCTCGCCTTTCTTCCCTCTTCGGCGGAGAGAAGGGCGGAGTATGTAGCCGGACGATTTGCTGCCAAGGAAGCTTTCGCCAAGGCGATGGGGACAGGCATCGGTGGATCCCTCTCATGGAAAGATCTCTCGGTCATTGCAGGGGAGCATGGAAAACCCATGATCCTCCTACAATCCCGCCGCTTTCAGGAGGGAGAGTGGACGAGGCGAAAAATCCATGTAAGCATCACCCATGAAAGAAGCATGGCCCTCGCCTTCGTCATCATCGAAGAATAAGGGGCCGTCTTTCTAGGGGTCTTGAACACTTCATCCGCATATCGTCTTCGGAAGTTTCCCTGGGGCTAGTCAGCATATTTGGACATGTGGGTACATAAGATGATAACACGTAGGAGGGACTAATGGTGTTTCTGCTTACGGCACAAACGATGCGTCTAATGGATCGCTTCACCATCGAACAGGTGGGGATCCCCAGTCTCGTCCTCATGGAGAATGCAGGGAGAGCGGTGGCAGAAGAGGTGAAGAAGGAGGTGGAGCCCGAAAAACGGATCCTTATCCTTTGTGGGTCAGGGAATAACGGAGGAGACGGCATGGTGGCTGCCCGCCATCTGATGAATGGCGGTTATCGGGTAAAGGTATGGCTAGCCGGGGAAAAGGAGGGATCCGAGGAGGCGAAGATGGAGCGGGAGATCTTGGAACGAGGCGGGTATCCATATGAGCGTATTCCAGGCAGGGAGACGCAATTCTTTCATGACCTCTCCCAGACAGATCTCCTCGTCGATGCCCTCTTCGGCATTGGAATGACCCGGGAGATCACCGGGAGGATGCGGGAATGGATGGAAAAGATCGTCACATATCTCCCGCCTCGGGTGTTGGCCGTAGACATACCTAGCGGGATCGGCGCCGATGACGGGAAAATCTATGGAATTGCCATTCCGGCAAAGAAGACGGTTACCTTTGGGTATCCCAAATGGGGTCATTTCTTACAGGAAGGGGCCCGTTTTACCGGAGAATTAGTCATTGCAGATATTTCAATTCCTCATTCGGTCGATCAGCGTCTCCCCAATGATCCGGGAAATCCGCGATCGGAAATCGATGAACTGCTTACGGCTGCGGAGATCAAAAGTTTATTCCCCTCATCCGATCGCTTTACCCATAAGGGCAGCTATGGCCATGTCTTCATTGTGGGGGGATCACGGTATTATCCGGGAGCTTCCATGTTAGCTGCCATGGCC
The DNA window shown above is from Thermicanus aegyptius DSM 12793 and carries:
- a CDS encoding energy-coupling factor ABC transporter permease produces the protein MHIPDGILSPAVLAGSALISATVVGYGFRWAKKKLEPPMIPTMGVMAAFLFAAQMINFPLLGAAASGHLLGGTLAAILFGFWPATLIMTTVVTIQALFFQDGGITALGLNLLDMAVIAPAVSLGIYRLLERISLPTSVRAFISAWTSVVAAALMAAFALGLSGVVSYGVAFSSLLLWHSLIGIGEGIITAVILPFASRSSLQLLPQKLRIDAGKESEVGHS
- the acpS gene encoding holo-ACP synthase; its protein translation is MIIGIGTDMVEIERVRGVIHRNKRFLDRILTVGELAFLPSSAERRAEYVAGRFAAKEAFAKAMGTGIGGSLSWKDLSVIAGEHGKPMILLQSRRFQEGEWTRRKIHVSITHERSMALAFVIIEE
- a CDS encoding NAD(P)H-hydrate dehydratase: MFLLTAQTMRLMDRFTIEQVGIPSLVLMENAGRAVAEEVKKEVEPEKRILILCGSGNNGGDGMVAARHLMNGGYRVKVWLAGEKEGSEEAKMEREILERGGYPYERIPGRETQFFHDLSQTDLLVDALFGIGMTREITGRMREWMEKIVTYLPPRVLAVDIPSGIGADDGKIYGIAIPAKKTVTFGYPKWGHFLQEGARFTGELVIADISIPHSVDQRLPNDPGNPRSEIDELLTAAEIKSLFPSSDRFTHKGSYGHVFIVGGSRYYPGASMLAAMAALKAGAGLVTLGVPASLVSSMAAFSPDPTYLPLPEEEGHLKEEAWAAVLNEAENFSVLAVGPGLSRWEEGTKGIAKLVQECSTPLILDADALNLLARDPSILHGKKGEVLLTPHPGEMARLTGRTVAEIEGDRPGWARRFALQYGVLLLLKGSYPLIATPSGKIYLNPKGSAALSKGGSGDVLTGLIAGFMAQKHNLLESTLLASYLHGVIGEKMMAKGGRTLLSSEILSFVAEVMQEHRTL